GCTCAACCTGCTGACCGCCGACAAAAAGCGGCTTTACAGTTTTCTAAAAGGCAAGGCGCTCTCCTATTCCTACCATCCCCGCACCAGTACAGAATGGGGTGTATTAATGTATATTCCCGTTAATGACGATGAAGCCAAATGGCTTGGTAGCCCGCAGCGAACGAATACCCGGACTCTGCACCATACGTTTCAAGACCATCGCATCACGGACATCATCGACAACAATTCGAGACCGCTTTTCTCCTATCTGGTAAAAGACAACTTTCTGATCCTAAGCTACTATGGCGATCTGATCGAAGACGCAGTGAGGGCATCGTCACTCAACATTGAATCTTTCAGGCTGAGGTCTCATTTTTCGGGTATTGATGATTCTGAGTACGGTACCAGCATTTACCTGCGAAATGATGCCTGGAAATCCGTCATTTCCCCTGAAAATGTGAACGGGATTCTCAAAGAGTTTGCAAAAAATTTTCCTAACCACCAGGATTTTCACATTGAAACGACTAAAAATAAAGGTGACCTGGTTCTAAAATCAGCGGGAACAATAGCTCCTGACTACTACCTCACTGACATTATCAAGGACATTCCCGGTTCACCTTTTGCGGGCCACAAACACATTTCTCAGCAAACTTCCTTTCTCTATCGTTCAGCTGTGGTCGATAAAGCTGCATTTAAAAAGGAGTTTTTGAAATGGCATAAAAAATACAAATCAGAGCCCTGGGATAAGCTTAATTACTACATTTCGGCGGAAAGTAACCTGCTGATAGATAATCTTGGCGCTGAACTGATTTTATGCCAACTCGAAGAAAACAATAGCATCAGCGACGGGAAAATCTTGCTGGCCGAATTCTCTAACTACGACAAAATGAGGCCTGTTCTTCAAAAACTGGCGAGACTTGCCAATCAGGAAAGTAATGTTTCCATCGATCAGTACCAGGGTTATGACATTTATTCTGTTCCAATTCCCGAACTTCCGTCAGGACTTTACGGACCTATGTTTTCCGGGTTTCCGCGAAGCTACATTACTTACGTGCCGCCTTATCTGGTGATCAGCAATAACTCTCAGGTGCTGCAAAATTACATTGTAGACTATGAAAATCAGATTACCTGGAAACAGTCCCCGGAATATGACAGCGTATTGACCAGTGCGGTATCAGAAGCGCAGCTTTCAATGGTCGTTAATTTGCGGAAAGCACAGTCAGGTTCCGGTGGAGAAGGCAGCATAAAATATTCTGACCTGATCGCCAAAATGGAATCTGTAGTTCTGGAATGTCACTACGACGGCGATCAGACGTTCCCTGAAATAACGTTGCGCCCTAAAAAAAGACAAACTTCCAGCAAGGTGTTAAATCGCACTTTCCTGAACATTGACATTGAATGGCCGGACATTTACGATACACAACTGGCAGCTTTACAGAATCCGCTGGACGGAAGCTCCGAGATACTGCTCACAGATAAAGAGAACAACCTCCTAAGAACTAACAATTTACGCGAAGGCAAAACCGAAACTATTGCCAAACTCAACGGCCCGATCATTACTTCTGCTTATAAAGTGGATTTTCTCAACATCGGCAGGCAACAAAGGATTTTCGCGACCAACAGGACCATTTACGCACTCGATGAAGATGATTCGACGACCGTAACCACATTTACGGCTACATTACCTTCTGCAGAGGACATTACCGCATTGTATTCTATTGATGGAGGCGATGACGGAAGTAATCGTTTTGTTATCAAAAATGCCGCAGAGGAGTTATTTATTTGGGAAAATGTCACGAAGCCGATCAAACGGCTAAACCATTCTGTGGCTTTTGAGAACATTCAAAGCCCGGTGGTGAGCCTGAACCAAATTGGCAACCGTGGCTTTATAGTCACTCAGAAAAATGGCAAGATCTATCTTTTAAAAGAAAACGGAACGGTTCGGCAAGGGTTCCCCGTCGACATTCTTACACGGACGGAAAGCGCTTTTACCTGGGCGCAAAATCCCGTTTCGGGCCAGCCTGAGCTAGTTGGTGTAAGCGTTTCCGGAGAAT
The genomic region above belongs to Dyadobacter pollutisoli and contains:
- a CDS encoding DUF3352 domain-containing protein translates to MSKKNIIVILLIAIVASAGYFLFKWSRGSSAAWKFIPSNAVVVITSEHLQDSLYLATDANLDIKRLPLLDVASDNLSLLNLLTADKKRLYSFLKGKALSYSYHPRTSTEWGVLMYIPVNDDEAKWLGSPQRTNTRTLHHTFQDHRITDIIDNNSRPLFSYLVKDNFLILSYYGDLIEDAVRASSLNIESFRLRSHFSGIDDSEYGTSIYLRNDAWKSVISPENVNGILKEFAKNFPNHQDFHIETTKNKGDLVLKSAGTIAPDYYLTDIIKDIPGSPFAGHKHISQQTSFLYRSAVVDKAAFKKEFLKWHKKYKSEPWDKLNYYISAESNLLIDNLGAELILCQLEENNSISDGKILLAEFSNYDKMRPVLQKLARLANQESNVSIDQYQGYDIYSVPIPELPSGLYGPMFSGFPRSYITYVPPYLVISNNSQVLQNYIVDYENQITWKQSPEYDSVLTSAVSEAQLSMVVNLRKAQSGSGGEGSIKYSDLIAKMESVVLECHYDGDQTFPEITLRPKKRQTSSKVLNRTFLNIDIEWPDIYDTQLAALQNPLDGSSEILLTDKENNLLRTNNLREGKTETIAKLNGPIITSAYKVDFLNIGRQQRIFATNRTIYALDEDDSTTVTTFTATLPSAEDITALYSIDGGDDGSNRFVIKNAAEELFIWENVTKPIKRLNHSVAFENIQSPVVSLNQIGNRGFIVTQKNGKIYLLKENGTVRQGFPVDILTRTESAFTWAQNPVSGQPELVGVSVSGELVRISLDGKITSRKQLLRPEPGSRFRTLFDRNSLDWILIRSLNSKTAIITKEGKDLFEIKDILPNSVIQYHFFGVDNRFITIKSGNYTTVFDMSGKRLGDKAIPSEMPVQLTYQPGYSKLLIFSRSEKKIQVWSVKLR